One Synergistaceae bacterium genomic window carries:
- a CDS encoding ABC transporter permease — protein sequence MNNVCNSSPSIVVSAGGKAREKRRSPWWEVWRRLRRNKAAIVGMVTIIILVLVAIFAPFLTPYEPNKTDMKSRLQRPSMAHPLGTDNFGRDMFSRVLYGSRISLYVGFVAVGIGAILGGVFGAIGGYYGGRLDNIIMRSMDVLLAIPQIILAIAIVGALGANLVNLMIAVGISQVPRYARIVRASTLTVRGQEFVEAAKAVGASDFRIITENILPNCMAPIIVQSTLGVAHAILSAAALSFLGLGVQPPTPEWGSMLSAGRQFLRQAPYLSVFPGLAISIVVLALNIFGDGLRDSLDPKLRQ from the coding sequence ATGAATAACGTCTGCAACAGCTCGCCCTCCATCGTCGTGTCGGCCGGAGGCAAGGCCCGCGAGAAGAGACGCAGCCCATGGTGGGAGGTGTGGCGCCGTCTGAGGAGAAACAAGGCGGCCATTGTGGGGATGGTGACCATTATCATTCTGGTCCTCGTGGCCATATTCGCCCCCTTCCTGACCCCGTACGAGCCGAACAAGACGGACATGAAGTCGCGGCTCCAGAGGCCATCCATGGCCCATCCCCTCGGCACGGACAACTTCGGGCGCGACATGTTCAGCCGCGTGCTTTACGGCAGCCGCATCTCGCTCTACGTGGGCTTCGTGGCGGTCGGGATAGGAGCGATCCTCGGAGGAGTATTCGGCGCCATCGGGGGCTACTACGGAGGGCGTCTCGACAACATCATAATGAGAAGCATGGACGTCCTGCTCGCAATACCGCAGATAATCCTGGCGATCGCAATAGTCGGGGCCCTCGGCGCAAACCTCGTGAACCTGATGATTGCCGTGGGCATCAGCCAGGTACCGCGCTACGCCCGGATCGTCCGCGCCTCCACCCTCACAGTTAGGGGACAGGAGTTCGTCGAGGCTGCGAAGGCCGTCGGCGCAAGCGACTTTCGGATAATCACCGAAAACATTCTGCCGAACTGCATGGCGCCGATAATCGTTCAGAGCACCCTCGGCGTGGCTCACGCGATCCTGTCGGCAGCAGCCCTTTCCTTCCTGGGGCTGGGGGTCCAGCCGCCGACTCCGGAGTGGGGATCCATGCTGAGCGCCGGGCGACAGTTCCTGCGCCAGGCGCCCTATCTTTCGGTGTTTCCCGGGCTCGCCATCTCCATAGTCGTGCTGGCCCTCAACATTTTCGGCGACGGATTGCGGGACTCGCTTGATCCCAAGCTGCGCCAGTAG
- a CDS encoding ABC transporter permease: MLRYFLRRILLLIPVLLGVSIVIFSIVHLSPGDPAEVMLGPSATQEDIANLREQLGLNRPLYVQYGAFLGNALKGDLGRSIRSNAPVIEEVLERFPATLTLAILGMVFAVGIGLPLGLMAALKQNTWVDALCSFIALAGFSIPNFWIALMLMLLLSIYIPILPSSGMDSWKNLIMPTIVLGVQTMAVIARMTRSSMLEVIRQDYVRTAKAKGISDRLILTRHILSNVMIPVVTIAGLYFGHSLGGVVVTETVFSIPGLGRLIVDAIRQHDYPVVQGGVLFFALCVGVVNLMVDLLYAVLDPRIKAQYRAAR; the protein is encoded by the coding sequence ATGCTTCGTTATTTCCTGAGGAGGATACTGCTCCTCATACCCGTTTTACTTGGAGTCTCGATCGTCATCTTCTCGATCGTCCACCTCTCCCCCGGAGACCCGGCGGAGGTGATGCTGGGACCCAGCGCCACGCAGGAGGACATAGCCAATTTAAGGGAGCAGCTGGGCCTGAACAGGCCCCTTTACGTTCAGTACGGGGCGTTTCTGGGCAACGCGCTCAAGGGGGATCTCGGGCGCTCGATAAGGTCCAACGCTCCGGTCATAGAGGAGGTCCTCGAACGATTCCCCGCGACCCTCACTTTGGCGATCCTGGGAATGGTTTTCGCGGTGGGGATCGGCCTTCCACTCGGCCTGATGGCCGCGCTTAAGCAGAACACATGGGTGGACGCCCTGTGCAGCTTCATCGCACTGGCGGGTTTCTCAATACCCAACTTCTGGATAGCCCTGATGCTGATGCTGTTACTGTCCATCTACATCCCCATCCTTCCTTCGTCCGGAATGGACTCCTGGAAGAACCTCATAATGCCTACGATAGTCCTCGGCGTCCAGACCATGGCGGTAATAGCCAGGATGACCAGGTCGAGCATGCTCGAGGTCATACGACAGGACTACGTCCGGACGGCGAAGGCGAAGGGGATCTCGGACCGCCTCATCCTCACCCGCCACATACTGAGCAACGTGATGATCCCGGTGGTCACGATAGCGGGGCTCTACTTCGGCCACTCCCTCGGCGGAGTGGTGGTGACGGAGACGGTCTTTTCCATCCCCGGCCTGGGGCGGCTGATCGTTGACGCCATTCGCCAGCACGACTACCCGGTGGTTCAGGGAGGAGTGCTCTTCTTCGCCCTGTGCGTCGGCGTAGTGAATCTTATGGTCGACCTGCTCTACGCGGTGCTCGATCCGAGGATCAAGGCCCAGTACCGAGCGGCCAGATGA
- a CDS encoding glutathione ABC transporter substrate-binding protein, translating into MKVSRITFFAMALVVLFSASAFASELKVAQVADISSMDPHKVNDVYSANVIRQVYSNLVQVNELMQIIPDLAENWENPDNLTWVFHLRKGVKFHNGEPVTASDVKFTLDRMRDPATAAPGASHVKEIKSVEVVDENTVKLVTERPYAPMLMSLTRYEAVILNQKAVEEAGADYGSKVAIGCGPYRFVSWSRGDKIILERNDDYFDGPAKIERLVFRSIPEDGTRMIELESGGIDLIPANFPYAEFADFRQNENFKTYTCPAMATNYLGLDVEAKPLDNKLVRQAINYAVDKQAIVDAVYFGLGMPAQGPLSPVIWGFDFNRMAVYPYNPDKAKELLAEAGFADGFEMTIFCDARTERTSTAELIQAFLADIGVNAKIEIMEWSTLLTETAKGIGGGFLLGWTGTGDADGGLVPIIHSVNIGSSNRFRYTNKELDDLLDRGGAELDEAARRQIYVEAQDLIVDECPLIFLAVQEITAASSNKVEGFKPYPNFISPLHGVSLAE; encoded by the coding sequence ATGAAGGTATCCCGTATCACGTTTTTTGCGATGGCTCTTGTCGTGCTCTTCTCGGCATCGGCTTTCGCCTCGGAGCTCAAGGTAGCGCAGGTGGCGGACATATCCAGCATGGATCCCCACAAGGTCAACGATGTCTACTCAGCCAACGTCATCCGCCAGGTCTACAGCAACCTGGTGCAGGTGAACGAGCTGATGCAGATCATCCCGGACCTTGCGGAGAACTGGGAGAACCCCGACAACCTGACGTGGGTGTTCCACCTGCGCAAGGGCGTCAAGTTCCACAACGGCGAGCCGGTGACAGCCTCCGACGTCAAGTTCACCCTCGACAGGATGAGAGATCCCGCTACCGCCGCGCCCGGCGCGTCGCATGTCAAGGAGATCAAGTCCGTAGAGGTCGTAGACGAGAACACAGTCAAGCTCGTGACCGAGCGGCCCTACGCTCCCATGCTGATGAGCCTCACCCGCTACGAGGCCGTCATTCTGAACCAGAAGGCCGTTGAGGAGGCAGGGGCGGACTACGGCAGCAAGGTTGCGATCGGCTGTGGCCCGTACAGATTCGTAAGCTGGTCGAGGGGCGACAAGATAATCCTCGAGCGCAACGACGACTACTTCGACGGCCCCGCCAAGATCGAGAGACTGGTCTTCCGCAGCATACCCGAGGACGGCACCAGGATGATAGAGCTCGAGTCCGGCGGGATCGACCTCATCCCCGCGAACTTCCCTTACGCCGAGTTCGCCGACTTCCGCCAGAACGAGAACTTCAAGACCTACACCTGCCCGGCGATGGCGACAAACTACCTTGGGCTGGACGTCGAGGCCAAGCCGCTCGACAACAAGCTCGTCCGCCAGGCGATCAACTACGCCGTGGACAAGCAGGCCATAGTGGACGCGGTCTACTTCGGGCTCGGCATGCCCGCCCAGGGACCGCTCTCCCCCGTCATCTGGGGCTTCGACTTCAACAGGATGGCGGTATACCCCTACAACCCGGACAAGGCTAAGGAGCTTCTCGCCGAGGCTGGCTTCGCCGATGGCTTCGAGATGACCATCTTCTGCGACGCGAGAACCGAGCGTACCAGCACCGCCGAGCTCATCCAGGCATTCCTGGCCGACATCGGCGTCAATGCGAAGATCGAGATAATGGAGTGGAGCACGCTGCTCACCGAGACCGCGAAGGGCATCGGCGGGGGCTTCCTGCTGGGATGGACCGGCACGGGCGACGCGGACGGCGGACTTGTGCCGATCATCCACTCGGTCAACATAGGCTCCTCAAACCGCTTCCGCTACACCAACAAGGAGCTTGACGATCTTCTCGACAGGGGAGGCGCGGAGCTCGACGAGGCCGCGCGCCGCCAGATCTACGTCGAGGCGCAGGACCTGATAGTCGACGAGTGCCCGCTGATCTTCCTCGCAGTCCAGGAGATAACGGCGGCTTCGTCCAACAAGGTCGAAGGGTTCAAGCCCTATCCGAACTTCATCTCCCCCCTTCACGGGGTTTCCCTCGCTGAATAA
- the zupT gene encoding zinc transporter ZupT: MENGNVLFALSLTLLAGLSTGIGSALAFFTKRTNTRFLAFSLGLSAGVMIYVSMVEIFFKAQTALQSALGETEGAWATATSFFAGIIAVMLIDKFVPSEENPHEPHRVEEIRGRAGELGRERSLLRMGLMTAIAIAIHNFPEGIATFMAGLQDPHLGVPIAFAIAIHNIPEGIAVSVPIYYATGSRRKAFCYSFLSGVAEPLGALLAWLVLMPFLTDALFGVVFAAVAGIMVFISVDQLLPAARKYGEHHISIYGLVLGMMIMAVSLLLFL, translated from the coding sequence ATGGAAAATGGAAATGTACTCTTCGCACTGAGCCTGACTCTGCTGGCCGGACTGTCCACAGGTATCGGCAGTGCACTGGCGTTCTTCACCAAGCGCACCAACACCCGCTTTCTGGCTTTCTCCCTCGGCCTCTCCGCCGGGGTGATGATATACGTCTCGATGGTGGAGATCTTCTTCAAGGCGCAGACCGCTCTTCAGTCCGCCCTCGGAGAGACCGAAGGAGCGTGGGCGACTGCGACGTCGTTCTTCGCCGGGATTATTGCGGTGATGCTGATCGACAAGTTCGTGCCGTCGGAGGAGAACCCGCACGAGCCGCACCGTGTGGAGGAGATCAGGGGGCGAGCGGGCGAGCTTGGACGAGAGCGGTCGCTTCTGCGGATGGGGCTGATGACCGCGATAGCCATTGCGATCCACAACTTCCCGGAGGGGATAGCGACCTTTATGGCCGGGCTGCAGGATCCCCACCTGGGGGTTCCGATAGCGTTCGCGATTGCCATACACAACATCCCGGAGGGGATAGCAGTCTCTGTGCCGATCTACTACGCCACCGGCAGCCGGAGGAAGGCCTTCTGCTACTCCTTCCTGTCGGGAGTCGCCGAGCCACTGGGGGCGCTGCTGGCATGGCTGGTACTGATGCCCTTTCTTACCGATGCTCTCTTCGGGGTGGTATTCGCGGCCGTGGCCGGGATAATGGTCTTCATCTCGGTGGACCAGCTCCTGCCGGCGGCGAGGAAGTACGGTGAGCACCATATTTCGATATACGGACTTGTTCTGGGCATGATGATAATGGCGGTGAGCCTGCTGCTGTTTCTGTAG
- a CDS encoding M20 family metallopeptidase has product MKYKLDEERFLKDLEHLVNIDSHSYDLEGVGRMAAFFEKAFTEAGWTVKRVDIGPEAGECLEITNGAAPYDALILGHMDTVFPRGVVAERPFTRDGERAYGPGVIDMKSGLLFSLYAAREISARGIAGSYCVALNSEEEVGSRNARQWIERLARESRATIVLEPARASGNLVNERKGIGHIEAVFKGRAAHAGVEPEKGINSVSEMARWVMELHSLASPELGTTVNVGIVSGGTGVNVVPERAELTADVRVKVEEEADRLAARLVELKASPFTPGVKVEAELILTRPPMNPDERTLKLCALVDDAGKEAGVEFAWQSTGGGSDGNFTAALGIPTVDGMGPMGGNSHSVDEYLNLATLSARFDMLVKLLERLPGAKL; this is encoded by the coding sequence ATGAAATACAAGCTGGACGAGGAGCGGTTTTTAAAGGATCTCGAGCATTTGGTGAACATCGATAGCCACTCTTACGACCTGGAGGGGGTCGGCAGGATGGCGGCCTTCTTCGAGAAAGCCTTCACCGAGGCGGGATGGACCGTCAAGAGGGTGGACATAGGGCCGGAGGCGGGTGAGTGTCTGGAGATCACGAACGGCGCGGCACCGTACGACGCACTGATCCTCGGGCACATGGACACGGTCTTCCCGAGGGGGGTCGTCGCGGAGAGGCCCTTCACCCGCGACGGGGAGAGGGCGTACGGCCCCGGTGTCATAGACATGAAGTCCGGCCTGCTGTTCTCCCTTTACGCCGCGCGGGAGATCTCGGCGAGGGGGATCGCCGGGTCGTACTGTGTCGCGCTCAACAGCGAGGAGGAGGTCGGCTCGCGCAACGCCCGCCAGTGGATCGAGCGGCTGGCGAGGGAGAGCAGAGCGACGATAGTGCTGGAGCCCGCCAGGGCGAGCGGCAACCTGGTGAACGAGCGCAAGGGGATCGGGCATATAGAGGCGGTCTTCAAGGGCAGGGCCGCACACGCGGGGGTGGAGCCGGAGAAGGGTATAAACTCGGTGAGCGAGATGGCCAGATGGGTGATGGAGCTGCACTCGCTCGCCAGTCCGGAGCTCGGAACCACTGTGAACGTCGGGATCGTGTCCGGGGGAACCGGGGTGAACGTCGTGCCGGAGAGGGCCGAATTGACGGCCGATGTGCGTGTGAAGGTCGAGGAGGAGGCGGATCGTCTGGCCGCCAGGCTGGTGGAGCTTAAGGCGAGCCCCTTCACCCCCGGCGTGAAGGTGGAGGCGGAGCTGATCCTGACCAGGCCGCCGATGAACCCGGACGAGAGGACTTTGAAGCTGTGCGCTCTGGTCGACGATGCGGGGAAAGAGGCGGGGGTCGAGTTTGCCTGGCAGTCCACCGGGGGAGGGTCGGACGGAAACTTCACCGCCGCTCTGGGCATTCCCACAGTGGACGGCATGGGACCTATGGGGGGCAACTCTCATTCGGTAGACGAGTACCTGAACCTGGCAACCCTCTCGGCGAGGTTCGACATGCTCGTGAAGCTGCTGGAGCGTCTGCCGGGGGCGAAGCTCTAG
- the fdhD gene encoding formate dehydrogenase accessory sulfurtransferase FdhD yields MTDERASLLSTREILRIEGGKSRREDDSLLRESRVTLVLDGVEEVTAVCTAGHEDFWAVGHLKCRRLIEHSEDVRKLDVSTGVVSVVRSRRLEGLPCPRRLLSTSESELAEGVEQRLEGAISGGLWIRASVLREGAAWLAEAPIFRATGGTHVAALVSVGGERLFMAEDIGRHNAVDKVVGWAVMNGAPLGESAILVSGRLPLDMVVKALAAGIPFMGSVSAATADGAEAAERGGMVLAGFVRGERMNVYTLPGLVVP; encoded by the coding sequence ATGACGGACGAGCGCGCCTCGTTGCTCTCCACCAGGGAGATCCTTCGCATAGAGGGCGGGAAGTCGCGAAGGGAGGACGACTCCCTGCTGAGGGAGAGCCGCGTTACCTTGGTGCTGGACGGGGTCGAGGAGGTGACCGCCGTCTGCACCGCCGGTCACGAGGATTTCTGGGCTGTGGGGCATCTGAAGTGCCGTCGCCTGATCGAGCATTCGGAGGACGTGAGAAAATTAGATGTCTCCACCGGCGTCGTGTCAGTGGTGCGCAGCAGGCGGCTGGAAGGGCTGCCTTGCCCGAGGCGCCTGCTGTCGACGTCGGAGTCCGAGCTGGCCGAGGGGGTGGAGCAGAGGCTGGAGGGTGCGATCTCCGGAGGGCTGTGGATCAGGGCCTCGGTGCTTCGGGAGGGGGCCGCCTGGCTGGCCGAGGCTCCGATCTTTCGCGCCACCGGGGGCACTCACGTCGCCGCTCTGGTCTCGGTGGGCGGGGAGAGGCTTTTCATGGCCGAGGACATAGGGCGTCACAATGCGGTGGACAAGGTCGTCGGATGGGCTGTGATGAACGGCGCGCCGCTCGGGGAGTCCGCTATTCTCGTGTCCGGCAGGCTGCCGCTGGACATGGTGGTGAAGGCCCTCGCCGCGGGGATCCCGTTCATGGGGAGCGTATCGGCAGCCACAGCCGACGGGGCCGAGGCCGCGGAGAGAGGCGGCATGGTGCTGGCGGGATTCGTCAGGGGAGAGAGGATGAACGTCTACACTTTACCCGGGCTTGTCGTCCCCTGA
- a CDS encoding chemotaxis protein CheW: MAEQQLVVFGLGKEEFGIDISRVREIVKLQHITTIPRSMDFVEGIVNLRGLIVPIVDLCKRFLVADRSESEDADRRIIVVNMSGQNIGILVDEVSEILRIPDESIEPTPPIVASGVNTDFIRGVAKVNGRLIIFLDLDRIFSAEEQEAMAQALE; this comes from the coding sequence ATGGCGGAACAGCAGCTGGTCGTTTTCGGCCTCGGCAAAGAGGAGTTCGGCATCGACATATCCCGCGTGCGCGAGATAGTCAAGCTGCAGCACATCACCACGATTCCACGGTCGATGGACTTCGTGGAGGGCATAGTCAACCTCAGGGGGCTGATTGTTCCCATAGTCGACCTGTGCAAGAGGTTCCTCGTGGCGGACAGGAGCGAGTCCGAGGACGCCGACCGCCGCATAATAGTGGTGAACATGTCGGGGCAGAATATAGGCATCCTCGTCGACGAGGTCTCGGAGATCCTGCGAATACCGGACGAGTCCATCGAGCCAACTCCCCCGATAGTCGCAAGCGGCGTCAACACCGACTTCATCAGAGGGGTGGCGAAGGTGAACGGCAGGCTGATCATCTTCCTGGACCTCGACCGTATATTCTCCGCCGAGGAGCAAGAGGCCATGGCCCAGGCCTTGGAATAA